Proteins encoded together in one Etheostoma cragini isolate CJK2018 chromosome 11, CSU_Ecrag_1.0, whole genome shotgun sequence window:
- the cnot9 gene encoding CCR4-NOT transcription complex subunit 9 isoform X1 produces the protein MLATGAGSPTKLQIKAVTNVTALAQVDREKIYQWINELSSPETRENALLELSKKRESVPDLAPMLWHSCGTIAALLQEIVNIYPSINPPTLTAHQSNRVCNALALLQCVASHPETRSAFLAAHIPLFLYPFLHTVSKTRPFEYLRLTSLGVIGALVKTDEQEVINFLLTTEIIPLCLRIMESGSELSKTVATFILQKILLDDTGLAYICQTYERFSHVAMILGKMVLQLSKEPSARLLKHVVRCYLRLSDNLRAREALRQCLPDQLKDSTFAQVLKDDTTTKRWLAQLVKNLQEGQVTDARGIPLAPQ, from the exons ATGCTGGCGACGGGAGCA GGATCTCCAACGAAGCTTCAAATAAAG GCTGTAACTAACGTCACAGCCCTGGCCCAGGTAGACAGGGAGAAGATCTACCAATGGATCAACGAGCTGTCCAGTCCAGAGACCAGAGAAAATGCCTTGCTGGAGCTCAGCAAGAAACGCGAGTCTGTGCCAGACCTGGCACCAATGCTCTGGCACTCGTGTGGCACCATTGCTGCCCTGTTGCAG GAAATAGTGaacatctatccatctataaATCCACCTACGCTTACAGCTCACCAATCCAACAGAGTGTGCAATGCCCTGGCTCTTCTGCAGTGTGTTGCCTCACACCCGGAGACACG GTCAGCTTTTCTTGCTGCTCACATCCCTCTTTTCCTTTACCCTTTCCTGCACACTGTGAGCAAAACACGTCCGTTTGAGTACCTGCGACTTACCAGCCTCGGCGTCATAG GCGCCTTGGTCAAAACAGATGAACAAGAAGTGATTAACTTCCTCCTCACCACTGAAATCATCCCGCTGTGTCTCCGCATCATGGAATCAGGGAGTGAGCTCTCCAAGACG GTTGCTACTTTCATACTGCAGAAGATCTTGCTGGATGACACAGGGCTGGCCTACATATGTCAGACGTATGAACGGTTCTCACACGTAGCCATGATTCTT GGCAAAATGGTGCTCCAGCTCTCTAAAGAACCATCAGCTCGCCTGTTGAAGCACGTGGTTCGCTGCTACCTTCGCCTCTCGGACAATCTCAG AGCCAGAGAGGCCCTGCGTCAGTGTCTGCCAGACCAGCTAAAAGACAGCACCTTTGCCCAGGTGCTGAAGGACGACACCACCACCAAGCGCTGGCTGGCACAGTTGGTCAAGAACCTGCAGGAGGGCCAGGTCACCGACGCTAGAGGCATCCCACTGGCTCCACAGTGA
- the cnot9 gene encoding CCR4-NOT transcription complex subunit 9 isoform X2 gives MLATGAAVTNVTALAQVDREKIYQWINELSSPETRENALLELSKKRESVPDLAPMLWHSCGTIAALLQEIVNIYPSINPPTLTAHQSNRVCNALALLQCVASHPETRSAFLAAHIPLFLYPFLHTVSKTRPFEYLRLTSLGVIGALVKTDEQEVINFLLTTEIIPLCLRIMESGSELSKTVATFILQKILLDDTGLAYICQTYERFSHVAMILGKMVLQLSKEPSARLLKHVVRCYLRLSDNLRAREALRQCLPDQLKDSTFAQVLKDDTTTKRWLAQLVKNLQEGQVTDARGIPLAPQ, from the exons ATGCTGGCGACGGGAGCA GCTGTAACTAACGTCACAGCCCTGGCCCAGGTAGACAGGGAGAAGATCTACCAATGGATCAACGAGCTGTCCAGTCCAGAGACCAGAGAAAATGCCTTGCTGGAGCTCAGCAAGAAACGCGAGTCTGTGCCAGACCTGGCACCAATGCTCTGGCACTCGTGTGGCACCATTGCTGCCCTGTTGCAG GAAATAGTGaacatctatccatctataaATCCACCTACGCTTACAGCTCACCAATCCAACAGAGTGTGCAATGCCCTGGCTCTTCTGCAGTGTGTTGCCTCACACCCGGAGACACG GTCAGCTTTTCTTGCTGCTCACATCCCTCTTTTCCTTTACCCTTTCCTGCACACTGTGAGCAAAACACGTCCGTTTGAGTACCTGCGACTTACCAGCCTCGGCGTCATAG GCGCCTTGGTCAAAACAGATGAACAAGAAGTGATTAACTTCCTCCTCACCACTGAAATCATCCCGCTGTGTCTCCGCATCATGGAATCAGGGAGTGAGCTCTCCAAGACG GTTGCTACTTTCATACTGCAGAAGATCTTGCTGGATGACACAGGGCTGGCCTACATATGTCAGACGTATGAACGGTTCTCACACGTAGCCATGATTCTT GGCAAAATGGTGCTCCAGCTCTCTAAAGAACCATCAGCTCGCCTGTTGAAGCACGTGGTTCGCTGCTACCTTCGCCTCTCGGACAATCTCAG AGCCAGAGAGGCCCTGCGTCAGTGTCTGCCAGACCAGCTAAAAGACAGCACCTTTGCCCAGGTGCTGAAGGACGACACCACCACCAAGCGCTGGCTGGCACAGTTGGTCAAGAACCTGCAGGAGGGCCAGGTCACCGACGCTAGAGGCATCCCACTGGCTCCACAGTGA